One region of Edaphobacter bradus genomic DNA includes:
- a CDS encoding carboxypeptidase-like regulatory domain-containing protein: MNLAKHIEARLRFAVAIFIMATAETCLRAQVVELSGGTSTLYQSQGGTVTVHGKGYSAAAGAGMINGQFYSGAQFVKSTERASFILGTDTIPFDLPTDVFEGGHYLTAVGLGMRTKVDSAGVYTFVGETSTNFNSPFFAGTKAETPAAILFATGKVAPQWTASTRIIISPLVTIIHSFAYDSEDGVKFAISGGVGSGQLYLASSLAITHPLYDLKAAYIESGGKFRRANVAVPLTAEPDRDNVLLTIRPAKWMSLSAGRQNYLTPVYQSPNNVRSSVNQASGNLEVAGFGLSAMIFQSTYNNTGNVATAYSAGRAIGSRVHAQATYLTSKSDNSQKTDSLITNLQETLTPRWSISQMVNTSDGHNTFGFGGSFLSNFATLSADYQTYYVPARIDAPFEEALIVNAQIHLFGRLTLNGGTFVGPDGRLLYTTEAEGTVSREVGATSGALEHHVIGGMVIRGRVLDSSGQPVMGAALLIDQLPVYTDSRGYFYVRERKPHEHPLTVLVDQFLGGGLYRVVSAPSEVKSNTSDQAETVILVERITSARR; this comes from the coding sequence ATGAACCTCGCGAAACACATCGAGGCGAGACTGAGGTTCGCGGTCGCCATATTCATCATGGCGACCGCCGAAACCTGCCTTCGGGCGCAGGTCGTCGAACTGAGCGGTGGCACCTCAACGCTCTATCAGTCGCAGGGGGGCACGGTGACGGTTCACGGAAAAGGCTACAGCGCCGCAGCCGGTGCTGGAATGATCAACGGCCAGTTCTACAGCGGAGCGCAGTTCGTAAAGAGCACGGAACGAGCATCTTTCATTCTGGGCACCGACACCATCCCCTTCGATCTGCCAACCGATGTCTTCGAAGGCGGGCACTACCTCACTGCAGTGGGCCTCGGCATGCGCACCAAAGTGGACAGCGCAGGCGTTTACACCTTCGTAGGAGAGACCTCGACAAACTTCAACAGCCCTTTCTTCGCCGGTACAAAGGCCGAGACCCCCGCCGCCATTCTCTTTGCGACAGGCAAAGTCGCCCCGCAGTGGACCGCATCGACCCGCATCATCATCTCTCCGCTGGTCACCATCATTCATAGCTTTGCCTACGATTCAGAAGACGGAGTGAAATTCGCCATATCAGGAGGCGTGGGCTCCGGCCAACTCTACCTTGCATCGAGCCTGGCGATCACCCACCCGCTCTACGACCTGAAGGCCGCGTACATCGAGTCAGGAGGTAAGTTTCGCAGGGCGAATGTCGCCGTCCCGCTCACGGCCGAACCCGACAGAGACAATGTGCTCCTCACCATTCGGCCAGCGAAGTGGATGAGCCTCAGCGCAGGCCGCCAGAACTATCTCACTCCCGTCTATCAGTCGCCGAATAATGTACGCAGCTCAGTGAACCAGGCCTCGGGGAATCTGGAGGTTGCGGGGTTTGGACTGTCGGCGATGATCTTCCAATCGACATACAACAACACCGGCAATGTAGCGACGGCCTACTCAGCAGGCCGCGCCATAGGCTCACGAGTCCATGCCCAGGCCACCTATCTGACGAGCAAGTCAGACAACTCACAGAAGACCGACTCGCTCATCACCAACCTTCAAGAGACACTCACGCCTCGCTGGAGCATCTCGCAGATGGTCAATACTTCAGACGGGCACAACACATTCGGCTTCGGAGGTTCGTTCCTCTCCAACTTCGCAACGCTCAGCGCGGACTACCAGACCTACTACGTGCCCGCGAGGATCGACGCGCCGTTTGAAGAGGCCCTCATCGTGAACGCTCAGATTCATCTCTTCGGCAGGCTGACACTCAACGGAGGCACCTTCGTCGGGCCAGATGGCCGCCTGCTCTACACAACGGAGGCAGAGGGCACGGTATCACGTGAAGTAGGAGCTACGTCCGGCGCACTGGAACATCACGTCATCGGCGGCATGGTGATTCGCGGCAGAGTTCTCGACTCTTCTGGACAGCCGGTGATGGGGGCAGCGTTGCTGATCGATCAGCTGCCCGTGTACACCGACTCTCGCGGGTACTTCTACGTGCGGGAGCGCAAACCGCACGAACATCCTCTTACTGTGCTGGTCGATCAGTTTCTAGGTGGCGGCCTGTATCGTGTCGTCTCAGCGCCGTCTGAAGTAAAGAGTAATACGAGCGATCAGGCCGAAACTGTCATCCTGGTCGAGCGAATCACATCGGCGAGGCGCTAA
- a CDS encoding VHL beta domain-containing protein, which translates to MVSRRPKLYWRLRVGLFLMLIFDGTERWIQAQAIEDKPVVEQLSSPQFGFYAKLVNCNGIFIRGAAAVQDRALLATCDRVQRMLARTDVTRQNLMQRGVELHLVGAGQNMSSLPEYVGKYAEGVARSPQSPVGIYGACNEVASDSDLDRCTHEFALSIAQYGFDAKIRKHIEAQFRNAIITGLWGGAAAATNPQEYWAQLSMWYFGGHGEFARAANRFPEPGPQGLRQYDPGGYALLQHIYSGMERPAAIEAIRARSVSKLALSGTSHETAELQLVNNSGQTLRIFWIDTEGHTRPMGQLGPYNRMIEDTFLSHVWMVEDQRGVELDRFVVEDFVSEYIAAD; encoded by the coding sequence GTGGTTTCTCGACGACCGAAGCTTTATTGGCGATTGCGGGTGGGTCTGTTCCTGATGCTGATCTTTGACGGGACAGAGCGATGGATTCAGGCGCAGGCCATCGAGGACAAACCGGTTGTTGAGCAACTCAGTTCTCCCCAATTTGGCTTCTATGCGAAGCTCGTGAACTGCAATGGCATCTTCATCCGCGGAGCGGCCGCAGTGCAGGATCGAGCGCTGCTTGCTACGTGCGACAGAGTGCAGCGAATGCTCGCCAGGACGGACGTTACGCGGCAGAATCTAATGCAGCGAGGGGTCGAGCTGCATCTCGTCGGTGCAGGGCAGAATATGTCCTCTCTGCCAGAGTACGTAGGAAAATATGCCGAAGGTGTAGCAAGGAGCCCCCAAAGTCCCGTGGGGATCTACGGCGCCTGCAATGAGGTGGCGTCGGACAGCGATCTGGATCGATGCACGCACGAGTTTGCTTTGAGCATCGCGCAGTATGGCTTCGACGCGAAGATCAGGAAGCACATCGAAGCTCAGTTTCGGAACGCCATCATCACGGGGCTTTGGGGCGGAGCCGCCGCAGCGACCAATCCGCAGGAGTATTGGGCGCAGCTCTCGATGTGGTATTTCGGAGGTCACGGTGAGTTTGCTCGCGCAGCGAATCGCTTTCCAGAGCCGGGACCGCAGGGGTTACGCCAATATGATCCAGGCGGGTACGCTCTCTTGCAGCACATCTATAGCGGGATGGAGCGGCCTGCCGCGATTGAGGCTATTCGTGCGCGTAGTGTGTCTAAGCTCGCTCTGTCAGGAACCAGCCACGAGACCGCCGAGCTTCAACTGGTGAATAACAGCGGACAAACACTCAGAATCTTCTGGATTGATACAGAAGGCCATACAAGGCCCATGGGGCAACTTGGACCATACAACCGCATGATCGAGGACACGTTTCTTTCGCACGTTTGGATGGTCGAAGACCAGCGCGGAGTGGAACTGGATCGCTTCGTTGTAGAGGACTTCGTCAGCGAATATATCGCTGCTGATTGA
- a CDS encoding tetratricopeptide repeat protein: MWEADDFNELAAQAIAGHRWSEALELLENALADMPAGWTAAREGEDVLQFAFWDQEEFFAYTGKRASEHGRTLVWIAPSYSKAWWQLAVVCAEEQRLDNALVCVESGISIEPDHPRLWSEKGFILNRLKRHSEALRCYEEATLVRAWAPASQISRAFRGQGSALIDLGRLDDAETAYRRSLDLEPTNRSAPHELEYIQHMRQERAERKEKLPWFLDSLAHPPTDPLTIQLLALVEDLESIPGPKTLGSENYSKVADAFIHHGWIGFEEAFDASCHERVLTMRT, from the coding sequence ATGTGGGAGGCAGATGATTTCAATGAATTGGCAGCTCAGGCGATTGCAGGCCACCGGTGGTCCGAGGCCCTCGAGCTGTTGGAGAACGCACTGGCCGATATGCCTGCAGGCTGGACAGCGGCTCGGGAAGGCGAGGATGTCCTCCAGTTCGCATTTTGGGATCAGGAGGAGTTTTTCGCATATACAGGGAAGCGGGCATCGGAACACGGAAGAACCCTCGTATGGATAGCGCCCTCCTACTCTAAGGCATGGTGGCAACTGGCTGTGGTTTGTGCTGAGGAGCAGCGTCTCGATAACGCTCTGGTATGCGTGGAAAGCGGGATTTCAATCGAACCAGATCATCCACGTCTGTGGAGCGAAAAGGGGTTCATCCTCAACCGTCTGAAACGGCATAGCGAAGCATTGAGGTGCTACGAAGAGGCCACGCTTGTCCGTGCTTGGGCTCCGGCGTCGCAAATCTCACGGGCATTTCGCGGGCAAGGTTCGGCGTTGATCGACCTCGGTCGTCTGGATGATGCTGAGACCGCCTACCGGCGCTCATTGGATCTGGAACCGACCAACAGAAGTGCACCGCATGAACTTGAGTACATTCAGCACATGCGTCAGGAACGGGCCGAGCGAAAGGAGAAACTTCCATGGTTTCTGGACTCGCTGGCTCACCCGCCTACCGACCCTCTCACGATACAGCTTCTGGCTCTTGTCGAGGATCTCGAATCGATCCCTGGCCCAAAAACCCTGGGATCTGAGAATTACTCCAAGGTTGCCGACGCATTCATCCATCATGGATGGATAGGATTCGAAGAAGCATTTGATGCGTCGTGCCACGAACGCGTCCTGACTATGCGGACGTAA
- a CDS encoding DUF6632 domain-containing protein yields the protein MNREMALKIVLALVGLLFLALFYPLAVFLRQEPALSMMLSLYVTLGVFLLLAIRNPLASRSVIAFTAWSSFAHAAVMGTQALRNMISRGELIGVAVLIVIGAALIALAPAKHPAEPA from the coding sequence ATGAATCGAGAAATGGCTTTGAAGATCGTGTTGGCGCTGGTGGGATTGCTCTTCTTGGCTTTGTTTTACCCCTTGGCGGTGTTCCTGCGGCAAGAGCCCGCGTTGTCGATGATGCTCAGCCTTTACGTCACGCTCGGCGTTTTCTTGCTTCTGGCAATCCGCAACCCGTTGGCGAGTCGCAGCGTGATCGCCTTCACCGCATGGTCCAGCTTCGCTCACGCCGCCGTGATGGGCACGCAGGCACTGCGCAACATGATTTCACGCGGAGAACTGATTGGTGTGGCTGTTCTCATCGTTATCGGCGCGGCCTTGATCGCGCTCGCGCCAGCGAAGCACCCTGCGGAGCCCGCCTGA
- a CDS encoding IS630 transposase-related protein, whose translation MQAYSQDLRDRVLRALDRGDRPTEIARRFEVSRIWVYHVRARVEQTGERSSFPIGGYRRSRVAEMESVLRAWIAAEPDLTLAELQQRLMQQGVSIKIGALWHQLNKWNLTRKKNSARHDQEHKDMQASASME comes from the coding sequence ATGCAGGCTTATTCGCAGGATTTGCGCGACCGGGTGTTGCGGGCGCTGGATCGCGGAGACCGGCCCACGGAGATTGCCCGGCGGTTCGAGGTGAGTCGCATCTGGGTCTACCATGTGCGGGCGCGGGTTGAACAGACGGGAGAACGCAGCAGCTTTCCAATCGGCGGCTATCGCCGCTCGCGAGTGGCGGAGATGGAATCCGTGCTGCGCGCGTGGATCGCAGCGGAACCCGACTTGACCCTGGCCGAGTTACAGCAACGGCTGATGCAGCAGGGCGTTTCGATCAAGATAGGCGCCTTGTGGCATCAGTTGAATAAATGGAATCTCACCCGCAAAAAGAACTCGGCACGCCACGACCAAGAGCACAAAGACATGCAGGCGTCGGCAAGCATGGAGTGA
- a CDS encoding MSCRAMM family protein, translating to MFHCSEIRAQESAGQAEVAIQGYYLTGSGQPLTETSGIAENSTQFIKGLGLITTNVEGYGGDGFRAGSLFMGLQGAPIWGWHWDFLGGDFHFSSYLVENPFSNVYTPEIAGRGVQIAMRRTDRTYQFFAGEDTVLEGPRIPFRFILPQRVIGASMQQKVGTRLAFGVRFLNLETNPSALIKDPTYFSPGHSFQSSNSVTVQSTYRFSEHLKFYGEAGYGRASSFTPSLVGQQPFSLLIGPSWETSKFSIRANYVRQSTSYMPLLGYFAGDRKGPYVEGHYRPLGRVELYGSASAYANNLENNPHVPSFTSSGYTAGASFTLPWKFSAGASLTSLRLTELDPSQPIALPSNNLQISLTVSRPLRRHNLRFSLIDMKLNTNSLPQSQRFEEIEDTFTWKHLVLGGATRLQSSQSSTQNLNTLFFRGSIQANIKKISVYGYVEKGNDLVNQSVFSTNSVSSTVVGLSAPLFNGWSLHFEAFKNQLLTSLNPANIFLFGNSDQGLNTQLADFNQRSIYFRISKRYSWGKALDQGSTMQQYAAAQAPLVGSIQGFVMEAALAGARPAPNVTIILDHNRTAVSDTTGRYAFADVPEGLHQVELNMEELPADYAPGPADVAHVSVVPRTIARTDFDVLRLANLTGKIVAPKDVQIGNVVLRLVGTKLYTTPYGDGTFSFYNLGEGRYEVEIDVQTLPEGYILASPARMAVVASSTGPASTIGFELKIKPQAQKPVREILKQEIHVNTPGSSTPRH from the coding sequence ATGTTCCACTGTAGTGAAATTCGGGCACAGGAGTCCGCCGGACAGGCGGAGGTGGCCATACAGGGCTACTATCTGACCGGAAGCGGGCAGCCACTGACCGAGACCTCCGGGATAGCCGAGAACTCCACCCAGTTCATCAAAGGCCTTGGCCTGATTACCACCAATGTCGAAGGGTACGGCGGCGACGGCTTTCGCGCTGGCAGCCTCTTCATGGGGCTGCAAGGGGCTCCCATCTGGGGCTGGCACTGGGACTTTCTAGGCGGCGACTTCCACTTCTCTTCGTATCTGGTGGAGAACCCCTTCTCCAACGTCTACACGCCCGAAATCGCTGGCCGCGGAGTGCAAATCGCCATGCGGCGCACCGACCGAACGTATCAGTTCTTCGCGGGTGAGGACACTGTGCTCGAAGGCCCGCGCATTCCCTTCCGTTTCATACTGCCGCAGCGGGTCATCGGTGCTTCCATGCAGCAGAAGGTTGGAACGAGGTTGGCATTCGGCGTGCGCTTCCTGAACTTGGAGACCAACCCGAGCGCGCTAATCAAAGACCCCACCTACTTCTCTCCAGGCCACAGCTTCCAGAGTTCCAACAGCGTTACTGTTCAGTCGACCTACCGCTTTAGCGAGCACCTGAAATTCTATGGCGAAGCAGGTTACGGCAGAGCTTCGAGCTTCACGCCGTCGCTGGTGGGGCAGCAGCCGTTTTCGCTCCTGATTGGTCCCTCGTGGGAGACCAGCAAGTTCAGTATCCGCGCCAATTATGTGCGTCAAAGCACTTCGTACATGCCGCTGCTTGGCTACTTCGCAGGCGATCGCAAAGGTCCATATGTGGAAGGGCACTATCGGCCGCTTGGAAGGGTGGAACTCTACGGCTCCGCCAGCGCTTACGCCAACAATCTGGAGAACAACCCCCACGTGCCTAGTTTCACCAGTTCCGGGTATACAGCAGGCGCTTCTTTTACGCTGCCCTGGAAATTCAGCGCCGGCGCCTCTCTCACCTCTCTACGTCTAACGGAACTCGACCCTTCGCAGCCGATTGCGCTCCCATCAAATAACCTCCAGATCAGCTTGACCGTCAGTCGCCCCCTCCGACGTCACAACCTGCGGTTCTCCCTGATCGACATGAAGCTCAATACCAACTCCCTGCCGCAGTCGCAACGCTTCGAGGAGATAGAGGACACGTTCACCTGGAAACATCTGGTGCTGGGCGGGGCCACCCGACTGCAAAGCTCGCAATCATCGACGCAAAACTTAAATACTCTCTTCTTTCGCGGATCGATCCAGGCCAACATCAAGAAGATCTCTGTTTACGGGTATGTGGAAAAGGGCAACGACCTGGTCAACCAAAGTGTGTTTAGCACGAACTCGGTCAGCAGCACCGTGGTAGGACTAAGCGCCCCGCTCTTCAATGGTTGGTCTCTCCATTTTGAGGCCTTCAAGAACCAACTCCTAACGTCCCTGAATCCCGCGAACATCTTCCTTTTTGGCAACAGCGACCAGGGCCTGAACACCCAGTTGGCGGACTTTAATCAACGGAGCATCTATTTCAGGATCAGCAAGCGCTACTCCTGGGGGAAAGCACTGGACCAGGGGAGCACCATGCAGCAGTATGCCGCTGCGCAAGCGCCCCTGGTGGGCAGTATCCAGGGTTTCGTGATGGAAGCAGCGCTGGCCGGAGCGCGTCCGGCCCCAAATGTCACTATCATCCTCGACCATAACCGTACCGCGGTCAGCGACACCACGGGTCGCTATGCGTTTGCCGACGTTCCCGAGGGGCTGCATCAGGTGGAACTGAACATGGAAGAACTCCCGGCCGATTACGCGCCGGGCCCTGCCGATGTCGCGCATGTGAGCGTGGTGCCGCGCACTATTGCTCGCACCGATTTCGACGTACTGCGCCTGGCGAATCTCACCGGGAAGATTGTGGCACCCAAGGATGTGCAAATTGGGAACGTAGTGCTCCGTCTCGTGGGTACGAAGCTTTACACCACGCCCTATGGGGACGGCACTTTCTCCTTTTACAACCTGGGCGAGGGACGGTACGAGGTGGAGATCGATGTGCAGACGCTTCCCGAAGGTTACATATTGGCCTCCCCCGCGCGCATGGCGGTGGTCGCATCAAGTACTGGCCCGGCATCGACAATAGGATTCGAGTTAAAGATCAAGCCCCAGGCGCAGAAGCCGGTCCGGGAGATATTGAAACAGGAGATTCACGTAAACACACCCGGCAGCAGCACCCCCCGTCACTAA